From the Planktothrix tepida PCC 9214 genome, one window contains:
- a CDS encoding CHASE2 domain-containing protein, with protein sequence MSILGINKFNNKWLDLSAIFAVVVATILALSLVLGIYYLGWLQPLELVAYDQMVRLRPTLMADPRLVVIGITEEDIQAFNRWPLSDEVIARLLEKLLQYQPKVIGLDLYRDIRYEPGHEQLRQQFKTSDNIIAINSLGYSEAKGTPAPPNIPPEQVGFNDLLLDPDNVIRRNLMFANTSDTTLYSFSLRLALHYLLAQNITPANNPQNPNVIQWGKAEFFPLSHDSGGYQTIDDQGYQILLNYRSANDGAKLISLTKFLYGTLPKNAIKDKIVLIGTVAPSGKDLFVTPFSPAEEKALKMPGVLVHAQMVSQILDAVLGERPLFIFWSSWGELLWICSWGLIGATLSWSSRNAWIITLGNPGLITVLCGLSFFLFLHQRWVPTTTPALAFLFTSATVIGYRAFQAQRQQQIVMRLLGQNTSPEVANALWNSRDRLLADGKLPGEKLIATILFSDIKNFSTVSEQMPPETLMEWLNEYLSVLTQCVQAHHGIINKFTGDGIMAAFGVPVARRSEAAIAQDAYEAVACALEIEDRLKELNQDWKSRNFPEIAMRIGIFTGPIVAGSLGGKERLEYGLLGDSVNIASRLESCQKDRQSSLCRILIASQTLQYIDESFEVESWGLMPLKGKQEMVDIYRVIGYKKASQYPPKN encoded by the coding sequence GTGAGTATTCTAGGGATTAATAAATTTAACAATAAGTGGCTTGATCTATCGGCGATCTTTGCTGTCGTCGTAGCCACAATTCTTGCGTTGTCTTTAGTTTTAGGAATTTATTATTTAGGTTGGCTACAACCGTTAGAATTAGTTGCCTATGACCAAATGGTACGATTACGCCCGACTTTAATGGCTGACCCCCGATTAGTGGTCATTGGCATTACTGAAGAAGATATTCAAGCCTTTAACCGTTGGCCCCTTTCCGATGAAGTCATTGCTCGATTATTAGAAAAATTATTACAATATCAACCGAAAGTTATTGGTTTAGATTTGTATCGTGATATTCGCTATGAACCCGGACATGAGCAACTTCGCCAACAATTTAAAACCTCTGATAATATTATAGCCATTAATAGTTTAGGTTATAGTGAAGCAAAGGGAACCCCTGCACCCCCAAATATTCCTCCTGAACAAGTTGGTTTTAATGATTTATTACTTGATCCCGATAATGTAATTCGTCGGAATTTAATGTTTGCCAATACCTCCGATACAACGCTTTATTCTTTTTCCTTAAGATTAGCTCTGCACTATTTATTAGCTCAAAACATTACACCCGCTAACAACCCCCAGAATCCGAATGTCATTCAATGGGGAAAAGCGGAATTTTTTCCTTTATCTCATGATTCCGGTGGCTATCAAACCATTGATGATCAAGGATATCAAATTCTCTTAAATTATCGTTCTGCCAATGATGGCGCAAAACTAATTAGTCTCACTAAATTTTTATACGGAACACTGCCCAAAAATGCGATTAAAGATAAAATTGTGTTAATTGGGACAGTGGCTCCCAGTGGTAAAGATTTATTTGTTACCCCCTTTAGTCCGGCGGAAGAAAAAGCCCTCAAAATGCCGGGAGTTCTCGTCCATGCTCAAATGGTCAGCCAAATTTTAGATGCGGTTTTAGGGGAGCGACCCTTATTTATTTTTTGGTCATCTTGGGGGGAATTGTTGTGGATTTGTAGTTGGGGATTAATTGGGGCAACTTTATCTTGGTCAAGTCGTAATGCCTGGATTATTACATTAGGAAATCCCGGTTTAATCACTGTTTTATGTGGGTTAAGTTTTTTCTTGTTCCTTCATCAGCGTTGGGTTCCAACTACCACTCCCGCTTTAGCGTTTCTTTTTACCAGTGCAACCGTTATCGGTTATCGAGCCTTTCAAGCCCAACGTCAACAACAAATTGTGATGAGATTATTAGGACAAAATACCTCGCCGGAAGTGGCTAATGCGTTATGGAATAGTCGGGATCGTTTATTAGCCGATGGCAAGTTACCTGGTGAAAAATTAATTGCGACTATTCTGTTTAGTGATATTAAAAATTTTAGTACGGTTTCTGAACAAATGCCCCCCGAAACCTTAATGGAATGGTTAAACGAATATTTATCGGTTTTAACCCAATGTGTACAAGCACATCATGGGATTATTAATAAGTTTACTGGGGATGGAATTATGGCAGCCTTTGGGGTTCCCGTAGCTCGGAGAAGCGAAGCTGCGATTGCTCAGGATGCTTATGAAGCAGTCGCCTGTGCATTAGAAATTGAAGACCGTTTAAAAGAGTTAAATCAAGATTGGAAAAGCCGAAATTTCCCGGAAATTGCCATGCGGATTGGGATTTTTACAGGCCCGATTGTGGCTGGAAGTTTGGGAGGAAAAGAACGCTTAGAATATGGTTTATTAGGAGATAGTGTTAATATTGCTTCTCGTTTAGAAAGTTGCCAAAAAGATCGACAATCCAGTCTTTGTCGGATTTTAATTGCGTCCCAAACCTTACAATATATTGACGAGAGTTTTGAAGTGGAATCCTGGGGGCTAATGCCCCTTAAAGGAAAACAAGAAATGGTGGATATTTATCGAGTGATTGGCTACAAAAAAGCATCTCAATATCCTCCAAAAAATTAA
- a CDS encoding sensor histidine kinase, producing the protein MSYLSSFISFYKIMVWAGLLFLPSLGILGLSVIANPTVKYILFPFHEVAITIACLISTLVGIVAYRCYQKQGVATLKYWSFAFLGFAIIYLWHGMLTRTSTVNPIIFLIFGPTSRIILAGYLLWGMTQIHAPPDPVALRFKASQWQPHLMVIVALNIILLSIVFSPLSIPVIYIKLLERISLAILLFVFIRMLPLIPIRSPLLLSHFFALSFFIQASLAFLFSLPWNAMWWYAHLCSGVGFLILGYGIVRAYETTETFANIYDLKELQDKLIKSEAEKTELSLIIEEKEKAEQGLKNALEDLQKTQIQLVQSEKMSALGALVAGVAHEINNPVSFISSNLVHCEMYINDLMTHLKIYEHYDFSSYSEIEQHKEDIELNYLIEDCPRLIASMKEGTNRLIEISKSLRTFSRSDHQCKVAFDIHDGIDSTLMILRHRLKTNENHQEIKVIKEYGNLPQILCYPGQLNQVFMNLISNAIDVLNELSSEQQSPISLQKYPEILIKTEARPQQQKVMIMVEDNGNGMSPDVMHQIFDHLFTTKPVGQGTGLGLSISRQIIEEKHQGKIYCSSVVGEGTCFTVELPITSSLKV; encoded by the coding sequence ATGAGTTATTTATCGAGTTTTATATCTTTTTACAAAATAATGGTTTGGGCGGGTTTATTATTCTTGCCTTCCCTCGGTATTTTAGGATTATCAGTGATTGCTAACCCGACTGTCAAATATATTTTATTTCCTTTTCATGAAGTTGCAATTACGATTGCTTGTTTAATATCAACTTTAGTTGGAATTGTGGCTTATCGGTGCTATCAAAAACAAGGAGTAGCCACCCTGAAATATTGGTCATTTGCATTTTTAGGATTTGCAATAATTTATTTGTGGCATGGTATGCTCACCCGAACTTCTACCGTCAACCCGATTATATTTCTGATTTTTGGCCCGACATCTCGAATTATTTTAGCGGGTTATTTACTCTGGGGAATGACTCAAATTCATGCTCCTCCTGACCCGGTAGCACTTCGTTTTAAAGCGTCCCAATGGCAACCTCATCTCATGGTGATCGTTGCTCTCAATATTATTTTATTAAGTATCGTTTTTTCTCCTCTGTCTATTCCGGTTATTTATATTAAACTTTTAGAACGAATTTCTTTAGCAATACTTCTGTTTGTTTTCATCCGAATGTTGCCTTTAATTCCCATTCGTTCCCCCTTACTCTTATCCCACTTTTTTGCCCTCAGTTTCTTTATTCAAGCATCTTTAGCTTTTCTCTTCAGTTTACCTTGGAATGCGATGTGGTGGTATGCTCATCTGTGTTCGGGTGTAGGGTTTTTAATTTTAGGTTATGGCATTGTTCGTGCTTATGAAACTACAGAAACCTTTGCTAACATTTATGACTTAAAAGAATTACAGGATAAATTAATTAAAAGTGAAGCAGAAAAAACAGAATTATCCCTAATTATTGAAGAAAAAGAAAAAGCAGAGCAAGGATTAAAAAATGCCTTAGAAGATTTACAAAAAACACAAATTCAACTGGTACAAAGTGAAAAAATGTCTGCTTTAGGAGCTTTAGTGGCAGGGGTTGCCCATGAGATTAATAATCCGGTCAGTTTTATTAGTAGTAATCTTGTTCATTGTGAAATGTATATTAATGATTTAATGACTCATCTTAAAATTTATGAACACTATGATTTTTCCTCCTATTCTGAAATAGAACAGCATAAAGAAGATATTGAATTAAACTATCTGATTGAAGATTGTCCCCGATTAATTGCTTCAATGAAAGAAGGAACAAATCGCCTAATTGAAATTAGTAAAAGCTTGAGAACATTTTCTCGTTCAGATCACCAATGTAAAGTTGCTTTTGATATTCATGATGGTATTGATAGCACACTTATGATTCTGCGGCATCGTTTGAAAACTAATGAAAATCATCAAGAAATTAAAGTCATTAAAGAATATGGAAATTTGCCTCAAATTCTTTGTTATCCTGGACAATTGAATCAAGTGTTTATGAATTTAATTTCTAATGCCATTGATGTATTAAATGAACTGAGTTCGGAACAGCAATCTCCCATTTCTCTTCAAAAATACCCAGAAATTTTAATCAAAACTGAAGCCAGACCCCAACAACAAAAAGTCATGATTATGGTTGAAGATAATGGCAATGGTATGAGTCCTGATGTAATGCACCAAATTTTTGATCATTTATTTACGACAAAACCCGTCGGTCAAGGAACAGGTTTAGGGTTATCGATTTCTCGTCAAATTATTGAAGAAAAACATCAAGGTAAAATTTATTGTTCGTCGGTGGTAGGGGAAGGGACTTGTTTTACCGTTGAACTTCCCATTACCAGTTCTTTAAAGGTTTAA
- a CDS encoding NupC/NupG family nucleoside CNT transporter produces the protein MERGISLLGLFVFIGISYLFSVNRKAIRWRPVFWGIALQLIFAVLILKTTPGFVVFEFLGNCVTQFLNFSDQGAKFVFGETFQDHFIAFKVLPTIIFFSSFISILYHYGILQKVVETVAGVMMGTLKTSGSETLSCSANIFIGQTEAPLLIKPYILTLTNSELHAVMTGGFATIAGGVMAAYISFGIPAQHILAASVMSAPAALAISKLFYPETETSLTKGTVKIEVKPTSANGIDAAATGASDGMRLALNVAAMLIAFLGLLALINGILQGFGSFFGLPNLSLEGILSYLFAPVAWLMGVPLSDCLQVGILLGKKTILNEFIAYLDLKVLIENGVKVAQGKISANAVPTISERAIIISTYALCGFSNIGSIAIQIGGISAIAPERQADVARLGLRAMIAGSIACFMTACIAGLLV, from the coding sequence ATGGAACGTGGGATTTCACTTTTAGGATTATTTGTTTTTATCGGAATTTCCTACCTCTTCTCTGTCAATCGAAAAGCCATTCGCTGGCGTCCGGTATTCTGGGGAATTGCTTTACAGTTAATTTTTGCCGTTCTCATCCTCAAAACCACCCCTGGTTTTGTCGTGTTTGAATTTTTGGGTAATTGTGTAACTCAATTTCTTAATTTTTCTGATCAAGGAGCTAAATTTGTGTTTGGGGAAACCTTTCAAGATCATTTTATTGCTTTCAAAGTTTTGCCAACAATTATTTTCTTTTCGTCTTTTATTTCAATTCTCTATCACTATGGAATTTTACAAAAAGTTGTAGAAACTGTTGCTGGGGTGATGATGGGAACTTTGAAAACATCAGGGTCAGAAACTTTATCTTGTTCAGCTAATATTTTCATCGGACAAACGGAGGCTCCGTTATTAATTAAACCCTATATTTTGACCTTGACAAACTCTGAACTTCATGCGGTAATGACGGGGGGATTTGCCACGATTGCAGGGGGAGTTATGGCGGCGTATATTTCCTTTGGAATTCCCGCCCAACATATTTTAGCGGCATCTGTAATGTCGGCTCCCGCAGCTTTAGCAATTTCTAAACTATTTTATCCTGAAACAGAAACTTCTCTGACCAAAGGAACCGTTAAAATTGAGGTTAAACCTACCTCTGCTAATGGAATTGATGCGGCAGCAACGGGAGCCAGCGATGGTATGAGGTTAGCCTTAAATGTGGCAGCGATGTTAATTGCATTTCTAGGATTATTAGCATTAATTAATGGGATTTTACAAGGGTTTGGAAGTTTTTTCGGTTTACCTAATTTATCCTTAGAAGGGATATTGTCTTATTTATTTGCTCCTGTTGCATGGTTAATGGGAGTTCCTTTGTCAGATTGTTTGCAAGTTGGAATTTTATTAGGAAAAAAGACAATTTTAAATGAGTTTATTGCTTATTTAGATTTAAAAGTTTTGATTGAAAATGGAGTAAAAGTTGCTCAAGGAAAAATTTCTGCTAATGCCGTTCCCACGATTTCTGAACGAGCAATTATTATCTCAACCTATGCCTTATGTGGGTTTTCTAATATTGGTTCTATTGCGATACAAATTGGAGGAATTTCTGCGATCGCTCCTGAACGACAAGCGGATGTTGCTCGATTAGGATTGAGAGCCATGATAGCAGGTTCCATTGCCTGTTTTATGACCGCTTGTATTGCGGGATTACTCGTGTAA
- the der gene encoding ribosome biogenesis GTPase Der produces the protein MSLPIVAIIGRPNVGKSTLVNRLAGSPDAIVHDEPGITRDRTYRRAFWQDREFIVVDTGGLVFDDDTEFLPLIREQALTALTEASAAIFVVDGQMGVTGGDEAIATWLREQSVPTLLAVNKCESPTTGVIQAAQFWELGLGEPYPISGIHGSGTGELLDELIQYLPAIDEIEEEKEIKVAIIGRPNVGKSSLLNAFLGENRAIVSPISGTTRDAIDTVIQRNDKTYRLIDTAGIRRKKNVEYGAEFFGINRAFKAINRADVVLLVIDAIDQVTDQDQKLADRIIEEGRSCVIVVNKWDAVEKDTYTILDYEKEVRAKLYFMDWAELIFISAKTGQRVEKILNLVDTAAEGHERRVSTAVINEVLEEAVSWHSPPVTRQGKQGKIYYGTQVSSKPPTLVLFVNDPKRFNDNYRRYIDSQFRKQLGFKGTPIRLIWRGKSAREVERNTANRATRVK, from the coding sequence ATGTCTTTACCTATTGTTGCTATTATTGGTCGTCCTAATGTCGGGAAATCTACCCTAGTCAACCGTTTAGCAGGAAGTCCCGATGCGATTGTCCATGATGAACCCGGAATTACCCGCGATCGCACCTATCGACGTGCTTTTTGGCAAGATCGAGAATTTATAGTGGTCGATACAGGGGGATTAGTCTTTGATGATGATACGGAATTTTTGCCCCTGATTCGAGAACAAGCTCTGACGGCTTTAACTGAAGCCAGCGCCGCGATTTTTGTCGTTGATGGTCAGATGGGGGTAACGGGAGGCGATGAAGCGATCGCAACTTGGTTGCGCGAACAATCTGTACCCACTTTATTAGCCGTAAATAAATGTGAATCTCCTACAACTGGAGTTATTCAAGCTGCACAATTTTGGGAATTAGGATTAGGAGAACCTTATCCAATTTCAGGGATTCATGGATCAGGAACCGGAGAATTATTGGATGAGTTAATTCAATATTTACCTGCTATTGATGAAATTGAAGAAGAAAAAGAAATCAAAGTCGCCATTATTGGTCGTCCTAATGTGGGAAAATCGAGCTTATTAAATGCGTTTTTAGGGGAAAATCGCGCCATTGTTAGCCCGATTTCGGGTACAACACGAGATGCAATTGATACCGTTATTCAACGCAATGATAAAACCTATCGATTAATTGATACCGCCGGAATTCGGCGTAAGAAAAATGTCGAATATGGAGCAGAATTTTTTGGAATTAATCGAGCCTTTAAAGCGATTAATCGCGCCGATGTGGTGTTATTAGTGATTGATGCCATTGATCAAGTTACAGATCAAGATCAAAAATTAGCAGATCGGATTATAGAAGAAGGTCGTTCTTGTGTCATTGTTGTTAATAAATGGGATGCGGTTGAGAAGGATACCTATACCATTTTAGACTATGAAAAAGAGGTACGGGCTAAACTGTATTTTATGGATTGGGCCGAATTAATTTTTATTAGTGCCAAAACCGGTCAACGGGTTGAAAAAATTCTCAATTTAGTCGATACGGCTGCTGAAGGTCATGAACGACGAGTCTCAACGGCGGTTATTAATGAAGTCCTTGAAGAAGCGGTAAGTTGGCATTCTCCCCCCGTTACTCGTCAAGGGAAACAAGGGAAAATCTATTATGGAACCCAAGTGAGTAGTAAACCCCCAACTTTGGTTTTATTTGTCAATGATCCTAAACGATTTAATGACAATTACCGTCGTTATATTGACAGCCAATTCCGCAAACAATTAGGCTTTAAAGGCACACCCATTCGATTAATTTGGCGTGGCAAATCTGCCAGAGAAGTTGAACGCAATACCGCTAACCGAGCTACCCGCGTTAAATAA
- a CDS encoding hemolysin family protein produces MTLTTQDVLGRLFSVLFLITINAFFVTAEFSMVSVRRSRINQLVDEGDAPAKTVQQLQRRIDLFLSTTQLGITLSSLALGWIGEATVAMTLKDILTPLPLPAAFHDAIAHSLVLPIFAFFLIAYLQIVLGELYPKSLALVYPEQLSRFLAPPSLAIARFFKPFVWSLNQSTRWLLQLCGIQFSGQPYTRVTPEELQLIITTSSESIGLEAEERQLLNNVFEFGDVVAEEIMVPRTSIVAIPSHATFQLLLNEMTISNHSRYPIMGESLDDILGTIDFRDLAKPLADGVLSQNSLITPWVRPARFISEQIPLNELLSLMQRSQLQLVIVVDEFGGTAGLVTIQDLIAEIIGDRSDPTEAEDISVQFVDEQTFLVQAQLDLEELNERLDLNLPLTEEYQTLGGFLIYQLQKIPTVGETFRYHDLEFTVLSTDGPRLDQIEIRILEPETLDTIPETMSFPEVEESPDLDNPEISESSEEESR; encoded by the coding sequence ATGACTCTGACAACTCAAGATGTACTGGGGCGATTGTTCTCAGTGCTATTTTTAATTACAATTAATGCCTTTTTTGTAACCGCCGAATTCTCGATGGTTTCGGTAAGGCGATCGCGAATTAATCAACTGGTAGATGAAGGAGATGCTCCAGCAAAAACAGTTCAACAATTGCAACGCCGAATCGATTTATTTCTTTCGACGACTCAGTTAGGAATTACTCTTTCGAGTTTGGCTTTAGGGTGGATAGGAGAAGCAACAGTCGCAATGACGTTAAAGGATATCCTCACGCCTTTACCTCTACCTGCTGCTTTTCACGATGCGATCGCTCATTCTTTAGTGTTGCCGATTTTTGCCTTTTTCTTAATTGCTTATTTACAAATTGTTTTAGGAGAATTATATCCCAAGTCTTTAGCATTAGTTTATCCTGAACAGTTATCTCGGTTTTTAGCTCCTCCAAGTTTAGCGATCGCTCGTTTTTTTAAACCCTTTGTTTGGAGCTTAAATCAATCTACTCGGTGGTTATTACAACTCTGTGGAATTCAGTTTAGCGGACAACCCTATACACGAGTTACGCCGGAAGAATTGCAATTAATTATTACCACATCCAGTGAATCCATTGGGTTAGAAGCAGAAGAGCGACAATTATTAAATAATGTCTTTGAGTTTGGGGATGTGGTCGCAGAAGAAATTATGGTTCCTCGTACCAGTATTGTTGCTATTCCCAGTCATGCCACATTTCAACTCTTGTTAAATGAAATGACGATTTCTAATCATTCCCGTTATCCGATTATGGGGGAATCTTTAGATGATATTTTGGGAACCATTGATTTTCGAGATTTAGCTAAACCCTTAGCGGATGGGGTGTTATCTCAAAATAGTTTAATTACGCCTTGGGTACGCCCAGCGCGATTTATTTCTGAACAAATACCGTTAAATGAGTTATTATCTTTAATGCAGCGATCGCAATTACAATTAGTAATTGTGGTAGATGAATTTGGCGGGACGGCAGGATTAGTCACGATTCAAGATTTAATTGCTGAAATTATTGGCGATCGCTCTGACCCCACAGAAGCAGAAGATATTAGCGTTCAATTTGTTGATGAACAAACCTTTTTAGTTCAAGCTCAATTAGACTTAGAAGAACTGAATGAACGTTTAGATTTAAACTTACCCTTAACAGAAGAATATCAAACTTTAGGAGGATTTTTAATTTATCAACTCCAAAAAATTCCCACCGTCGGTGAAACATTCCGTTATCATGATTTAGAATTTACCGTTCTTTCAACTGATGGCCCTCGTTTAGATCAAATCGAAATTCGGATTCTCGAACCTGAAACTTTGGATACAATACCAGAAACGATGAGTTTCCCAGAAGTTGAAGAATCTCCCGATCTTGATAATCCTGAAATTTCCGAAAGTTCCGAAGAAGAATCCCGATGA
- a CDS encoding efflux RND transporter periplasmic adaptor subunit translates to MLTGPKEETAQRNGEVKHPVQFSEVPQRRWKPWMIAVLATGLLSIPALLHLVKSRTQVNPDIITALTVPVEAKDLTVKITASGVVQPVRRVNLSPKTQGRLAQLYVEQGDRVQAGEVVARMESGEIEAQLQQAEARLDRAQANLDKLQTGSRPEEIDQAQARLNQVKANLAQLRAGSRPEEIAQGQARLREAQARLKDAQSGSLNDEIAQAKARIDANQAELKLASERVRRYQDLKGEGAISQDQLDEYLRDERRLQAGQNEAEKRLEQLQESQRSQIQQRQANVEQERQALNQLEKGARSEEIERSEAEVAEAESKLNELLNGTRSEEIATAKAEVDEAKGQVKFYQVQLEDTKVRAPFAGIITQRYAVEGAFVTPATSASDASSATSTSIVALAKDLEVLAKIPEADIAQIKPNQPVEIIADSYPDQVFKGRVNIIAPEAVKERDVTLFQARILIETGKDQLQSGMNVDLRFIGEKLKQALVVPTVAIVTNKGQSGVLLPDENNKPEFHPVTIGSQMGNQIQVLKGLQPGERVFIELPKGQKLEDIFKGKIDKP, encoded by the coding sequence ATGTTAACTGGCCCAAAAGAGGAAACTGCACAACGTAATGGTGAGGTTAAACATCCCGTTCAGTTTTCGGAAGTTCCCCAACGGCGATGGAAACCCTGGATGATTGCAGTGCTGGCGACTGGACTGTTGAGCATTCCAGCCTTGTTGCATTTGGTAAAGAGTCGTACCCAAGTGAATCCAGATATTATCACAGCCCTTACGGTTCCTGTGGAAGCGAAGGATTTAACCGTTAAAATCACTGCTAGTGGTGTAGTCCAACCTGTCCGCCGAGTCAACCTCAGCCCCAAAACCCAAGGGCGGTTAGCACAATTATATGTCGAACAAGGCGATCGCGTCCAAGCCGGAGAAGTGGTCGCTCGGATGGAAAGTGGCGAAATTGAAGCCCAACTCCAGCAAGCTGAAGCCCGTTTAGACCGCGCTCAAGCTAATTTAGACAAACTGCAAACGGGAAGCCGACCGGAAGAAATAGACCAAGCCCAGGCTCGCTTAAATCAAGTGAAAGCCAATTTAGCTCAACTACGAGCCGGAAGTCGTCCCGAAGAAATTGCTCAAGGTCAAGCTCGTTTAAGGGAAGCTCAAGCTCGATTAAAAGACGCTCAATCTGGCAGTTTAAATGATGAAATTGCACAAGCAAAAGCCCGAATTGATGCTAACCAAGCTGAATTAAAATTAGCATCAGAACGGGTACGACGCTATCAAGATTTAAAAGGAGAAGGGGCAATTTCTCAGGATCAATTAGATGAATATTTGCGGGATGAACGACGGTTACAAGCCGGACAAAATGAAGCCGAAAAACGCTTAGAACAATTACAAGAAAGTCAGCGATCGCAAATTCAACAACGACAAGCGAATGTTGAACAAGAACGTCAAGCCTTAAATCAATTAGAAAAGGGGGCTCGTTCTGAAGAAATTGAGCGCTCGGAAGCTGAAGTGGCGGAAGCTGAAAGTAAATTAAACGAGTTATTAAATGGGACTCGTTCTGAAGAAATTGCCACTGCAAAGGCTGAAGTGGATGAAGCCAAAGGTCAAGTTAAATTTTATCAAGTTCAACTAGAAGATACCAAAGTTCGCGCTCCCTTTGCCGGAATTATTACCCAACGTTATGCCGTTGAAGGGGCATTTGTGACTCCGGCGACTTCAGCTTCTGATGCCAGTTCGGCTACCTCTACTTCAATTGTCGCCTTAGCGAAAGATTTAGAAGTGTTAGCAAAAATTCCAGAGGCAGATATTGCTCAAATTAAACCGAATCAACCCGTTGAAATTATTGCCGATTCTTATCCCGATCAAGTGTTTAAAGGTCGAGTTAATATTATTGCACCCGAAGCCGTCAAAGAACGGGATGTTACCTTATTTCAAGCTCGAATTCTGATCGAAACCGGAAAAGATCAACTTCAGTCGGGAATGAATGTGGATTTACGGTTTATTGGGGAGAAACTCAAACAAGCCTTAGTCGTTCCCACCGTTGCCATTGTCACCAATAAAGGTCAGTCGGGGGTATTACTTCCTGATGAAAATAATAAACCAGAATTTCACCCCGTTACCATTGGTTCTCAAATGGGGAATCAAATTCAAGTGTTAAAAGGGTTACAACCGGGAGAACGAGTGTTTATCGAGTTACCCAAGGGACAAAAATTAGAGGATATTTTTAAAGGAAAAATTGATAAACCGTAG